The following are encoded together in the Mycolicibacterium arabiense genome:
- the car gene encoding carboxylic acid reductase produces the protein MSSENEPLDTSEARLERRIADLYASDPEFAAARPDASVGAAVEGLRLPDVVRTVMEAYADRPALGQRAVEFVTDDAGRTVAALAPRFETITYGELWDRTRAVAAALAADAANGDRVAILGFTSVDYTVVDTALTQMGAVSVPLQTSAPLTQLAPIVAETEPTVLASSIDYIDDAIALTGFGGQERSDSGMGHGPAPKRLVVFDVRPELDDHRDALASATARLADSGIVVETLADVIARGAELPPAEVADSGEDEPLGLLIYTSGSTGAPKGAMYPAHKVADMWRAAALGHWDDKQGAIPSITLSFLPMSHVMGRGVLYGSLAAGGTVYFAARSDLSTFLEDLALSRPTQMNFVPRIWDMLHQEYLSELARKNASSADDEDAVLEELRQNLLGGRFVTALTGSAPIAPELKTWVEKLLDMHLIEGYGSTEAGAVFVDGEVRRPPVIDYKLVDVPELGYFGSDVPHPRGELLVKSEQLFPGYYKRPEVTAEVFDADGYYRTGDIVAETGPDQLRYVDRRNNVLKLSQGEFVTVSKLEAAFGGSPLVRQIFLYGNSARPYLLAVVVPTDDAVARYDAGELKSAISASLKDAARAADLQSYEIPRDFIVETTPFTVENGLLTGIRKLAWPRLKERYGPELEQLYVDLADGQAGELRALRQNGADGPVLDTVARAARALLGAAAGDVTGDAHFTDLGGDSLSALTFANLLHEIFDVDVPVGVIVSPASDLAAIAAYVETERAGGSKRPTYAAVHGRDATEVHASDLTLDEFFDSELLHAAASLPGPSNEIRTVLLTGATGFLGRYLALEWLERMELVDGKVICLVRGKSDADARARLDKTFDSGDPKLLAHYRRLAADHLEVFAGDKGEANLGLDDATWQRLADEVDLIVDPAALVNHVLPYSQLFAPNVLGTAELIRIALTTRKKPFVYVSTMAVGAGINPADNVEDADVRVVSATRRIDDSYANGYGNSKWGGEVLLREAHDQFGLPASVFRCDMILADTSYAGQLNLPDMFTRMMLSLVATGVAPASFYETDAEGNRQRAHYDGLPVEFIAEAISTLGANSTGFETYHVMNPYDDGISMDTFVDWLIDAGYPIARMDDYGSWLQRFETTLRTLPDAQRQASLLPLLHNYQKPEHPENGAMASTDRFRAAVQDAKIGPDKDIPHVSAEVIVKYVTDLELLGLL, from the coding sequence ATGTCTTCCGAGAACGAGCCACTCGACACCAGCGAAGCGCGCCTCGAGCGCCGCATCGCGGACCTGTACGCCAGCGATCCCGAGTTCGCCGCCGCACGCCCCGACGCATCGGTCGGAGCTGCCGTCGAAGGACTGCGCCTGCCCGACGTCGTCCGCACCGTGATGGAGGCCTACGCCGATCGGCCCGCGCTAGGCCAGCGCGCCGTCGAGTTCGTGACCGACGACGCCGGCCGGACCGTCGCCGCCTTGGCGCCCCGCTTCGAGACCATCACCTACGGCGAGCTGTGGGACCGCACCCGCGCCGTCGCCGCCGCACTGGCCGCCGACGCCGCCAACGGCGACAGGGTCGCCATCCTCGGCTTCACCAGCGTCGACTACACCGTCGTCGACACCGCGCTGACGCAGATGGGCGCGGTGTCCGTGCCACTGCAGACCAGCGCCCCGCTGACACAGCTGGCGCCGATCGTCGCCGAGACCGAGCCCACGGTGCTCGCGTCGAGCATCGATTACATCGATGACGCCATCGCGCTCACGGGGTTCGGCGGGCAGGAGCGAAGCGACTCGGGAATGGGTCACGGCCCCGCACCCAAGCGCCTCGTCGTCTTCGACGTCCGGCCCGAACTCGACGACCACCGCGACGCACTCGCGTCCGCCACCGCCCGCCTGGCGGACTCGGGCATCGTCGTCGAGACCCTTGCCGACGTCATCGCCCGCGGCGCCGAGCTGCCCCCGGCCGAGGTCGCCGACTCCGGCGAGGACGAGCCGCTCGGGCTGCTGATCTACACCTCCGGCAGCACCGGCGCACCCAAGGGCGCCATGTACCCCGCCCACAAGGTCGCCGACATGTGGCGCGCCGCCGCACTCGGCCACTGGGACGACAAGCAGGGCGCCATCCCGTCGATCACGCTGAGCTTCCTGCCGATGAGCCACGTCATGGGCCGCGGCGTCCTGTACGGCTCGCTCGCGGCAGGCGGCACCGTCTACTTCGCCGCGCGCAGCGATCTGTCCACGTTCCTCGAGGACCTCGCGCTGTCGCGGCCCACGCAGATGAACTTCGTCCCGCGCATCTGGGACATGCTCCACCAGGAGTACCTCAGCGAACTGGCGCGCAAGAACGCATCGAGTGCCGACGACGAAGACGCCGTGCTCGAGGAACTCCGTCAGAACCTGCTCGGCGGCCGCTTCGTGACGGCCCTGACCGGTTCGGCACCCATCGCGCCCGAACTGAAGACCTGGGTCGAGAAGCTGCTCGACATGCACCTGATCGAGGGCTACGGCTCCACCGAGGCGGGCGCGGTGTTCGTCGACGGAGAGGTCCGCCGCCCGCCGGTGATCGACTACAAGCTCGTCGACGTACCCGAACTCGGCTACTTCGGCAGCGACGTACCCCATCCGCGTGGCGAACTGCTGGTCAAGTCCGAGCAGCTGTTCCCCGGCTACTACAAGCGCCCCGAGGTCACCGCCGAGGTGTTCGACGCCGACGGCTACTACCGCACCGGCGACATCGTCGCCGAGACCGGACCCGACCAGCTGCGCTACGTCGACCGTCGCAACAACGTCCTCAAGCTGTCCCAGGGCGAGTTCGTCACGGTCTCCAAGCTCGAGGCCGCGTTCGGCGGCAGCCCGCTGGTCCGTCAGATCTTTCTGTACGGCAACAGCGCTCGCCCCTACCTGCTGGCCGTCGTGGTTCCGACCGACGACGCCGTGGCCCGCTACGACGCAGGCGAACTGAAGTCCGCCATCAGCGCTTCACTCAAGGACGCCGCCCGCGCCGCCGATCTGCAGTCCTACGAGATCCCGCGCGACTTCATCGTCGAGACCACCCCGTTCACCGTCGAGAACGGTCTGCTCACCGGCATCCGCAAGCTCGCATGGCCGCGGCTCAAGGAACGCTACGGCCCCGAACTCGAACAGCTCTACGTGGACCTGGCCGATGGACAGGCGGGCGAGCTGCGCGCACTGCGGCAGAACGGCGCCGACGGTCCGGTGCTCGACACCGTCGCCCGTGCCGCACGCGCGCTGCTCGGCGCGGCGGCGGGTGACGTCACCGGCGACGCGCACTTCACCGACCTAGGCGGAGACTCGTTGTCCGCGTTGACGTTCGCCAACCTGCTGCACGAGATCTTCGACGTCGACGTTCCCGTCGGGGTCATCGTCAGCCCGGCCAGCGACCTGGCGGCCATCGCCGCCTACGTCGAGACCGAGCGCGCAGGCGGGTCGAAGCGACCCACCTATGCCGCCGTGCACGGCCGCGACGCCACCGAGGTACACGCCAGCGACCTGACGCTGGACGAGTTCTTCGACTCGGAGCTGCTGCACGCCGCGGCATCACTGCCCGGTCCCAGCAACGAGATTCGCACCGTGCTGCTCACCGGCGCCACCGGATTCCTCGGCCGCTACCTCGCACTCGAATGGCTCGAGCGAATGGAACTCGTCGACGGCAAGGTCATCTGCCTCGTCCGCGGCAAGTCCGACGCCGACGCCCGGGCTCGCCTGGACAAGACCTTCGACAGCGGTGACCCCAAGCTGCTGGCCCACTACCGCCGGCTCGCCGCCGACCACCTCGAGGTGTTCGCCGGCGACAAGGGGGAAGCGAACCTGGGTCTCGACGACGCCACCTGGCAGCGCCTCGCCGACGAGGTCGACCTGATCGTCGACCCGGCCGCGCTGGTCAACCACGTGCTGCCGTACAGCCAGCTGTTCGCGCCCAACGTGCTCGGCACGGCCGAGCTGATCCGCATCGCACTCACCACCCGCAAGAAGCCGTTCGTCTACGTGTCGACGATGGCCGTCGGTGCGGGCATCAACCCGGCTGACAACGTCGAGGACGCCGACGTCCGCGTCGTGAGCGCGACCCGCCGCATCGACGACAGCTACGCCAACGGCTACGGCAACAGCAAGTGGGGCGGCGAGGTGCTGCTCCGCGAGGCGCACGACCAATTCGGGCTGCCCGCATCGGTTTTCCGCTGCGACATGATCCTGGCCGACACCAGCTACGCCGGCCAGCTCAACCTGCCCGACATGTTCACCCGCATGATGCTGAGCCTGGTGGCGACCGGTGTCGCGCCCGCGTCGTTCTACGAGACCGACGCCGAGGGCAACCGGCAGCGCGCGCACTACGACGGGCTGCCGGTGGAGTTCATCGCGGAGGCGATCTCGACGCTGGGGGCCAACTCCACGGGCTTCGAGACCTACCACGTCATGAACCCGTACGACGACGGCATCAGCATGGACACCTTCGTCGACTGGCTGATCGACGCCGGCTACCCGATCGCGCGGATGGACGACTACGGCTCCTGGTTGCAGCGTTTCGAGACCACGTTGCGGACCCTGCCCGATGCGCAACGGCAGGCGTCACTGCTACCGCTGCTGCACAACTACCAGAAGCCGGAACACCCGGAGAACGGTGCGATGGCGTCGACCGACCGATTCCGGGCGGCCGTGCAGGACGCGAAGATCGGGCCCGACAAGGACATCCCCCACGTCAGCGCCGAGGTGATCGTCAAGTACGTCACCGATCTGGAGCTGCTCGGGCTGCTGTGA
- a CDS encoding NAD(P)H-dependent amine dehydrogenase family protein, translating to MALRIIQWGTGAVGREVLATTLDPRSGLELAGVKVYSDAKDGVDAGELIGREPVGVTASTDSAAVLAVDADCVVYTPRLTDVDEVCSILAGGKNVVTTAFLFHPARIAPADRDRVLAACHEGGTTVHGCGLNPGNLSGALPLAMTGMSRTIEKLTLQERADWSVYDSTAITFDNMRFGAPVDEISVTANDFLAFNSSIFVEQVWLLADALRAGIDEVTADVEAVPAEHDHEIFDHVLQAGTTAGQRWNWVGRRNGEPLVEIETLWTVGNEYPKHWPKPRHGWTLTIEGDPSMQTHFTSLASFRRDVTMLEHVNSANVATGMQVLNAVPAVCAAPPGFATIADLPQVRSLIGFGNAPK from the coding sequence ATGGCATTGCGCATCATCCAGTGGGGCACCGGCGCCGTCGGCCGCGAGGTCCTGGCCACGACACTCGATCCGCGCAGCGGTCTCGAACTGGCCGGGGTCAAGGTCTACTCCGACGCCAAGGACGGCGTCGACGCCGGTGAGCTGATCGGCCGCGAACCCGTCGGGGTGACGGCGTCCACGGATTCCGCCGCGGTGCTCGCCGTCGACGCCGACTGCGTGGTCTACACGCCACGCCTCACCGACGTCGACGAGGTGTGCTCGATCCTGGCCGGCGGCAAGAACGTGGTCACGACCGCGTTCCTGTTCCATCCCGCGCGCATCGCACCGGCCGACCGCGACCGCGTCCTCGCGGCCTGCCACGAGGGCGGCACCACCGTGCACGGCTGCGGGCTGAACCCCGGCAACCTCTCGGGCGCACTGCCGTTGGCGATGACCGGCATGAGCCGCACCATCGAGAAGCTGACGTTGCAGGAGCGCGCCGACTGGTCGGTGTACGACAGCACGGCGATCACGTTCGACAACATGCGATTCGGCGCACCGGTCGACGAGATCAGCGTCACCGCCAACGACTTCCTCGCGTTCAACAGCTCGATCTTCGTCGAGCAGGTGTGGCTGCTCGCCGACGCGCTGCGCGCCGGCATCGACGAGGTGACCGCCGACGTCGAGGCCGTGCCCGCCGAGCACGATCACGAGATCTTCGATCACGTGCTGCAGGCGGGAACCACTGCGGGACAACGGTGGAACTGGGTCGGCAGGCGCAACGGCGAGCCGCTCGTCGAGATCGAGACGCTGTGGACCGTCGGCAACGAGTACCCGAAGCACTGGCCGAAGCCACGGCACGGGTGGACGCTGACCATCGAGGGCGACCCGTCGATGCAGACGCACTTCACGTCGCTGGCCAGCTTCCGCCGCGACGTCACGATGTTGGAGCACGTCAATTCTGCCAACGTGGCGACCGGCATGCAGGTGCTCAACGCGGTACCCGCGGTGTGCGCCGCCCCGCCGGGGTTCGCGACCATCGCCGACCTGCCCCAGGTGCGCAGCCTGATCGGCTTCGGGAATGCGCCGAAATGA
- a CDS encoding TIGR03668 family PPOX class F420-dependent oxidoreductase produces the protein MTGPDQTDLPRRFAAAPVAVLTTVRPDGAPHVVPVVFAVHDDVVFTAVDAKRKSTQRLRRLANIEAEPRVSMLVDHYDEDWSQLWWVRADGTARVHEAGEEMAHGYGLLRAKYSQYDRIALDGPVVTVAVHRWSGWHA, from the coding sequence GTGACCGGCCCGGACCAGACGGACCTTCCCCGTCGCTTCGCCGCCGCACCCGTCGCCGTCCTGACCACGGTCCGTCCCGACGGCGCACCGCACGTCGTGCCGGTCGTGTTCGCCGTGCACGACGACGTCGTGTTCACCGCGGTCGACGCCAAACGCAAGTCGACGCAACGGCTTCGACGCCTGGCGAACATCGAGGCCGAACCGCGGGTGAGCATGCTCGTCGACCACTACGACGAGGACTGGAGCCAGCTCTGGTGGGTCCGCGCCGACGGCACCGCCCGGGTGCACGAAGCCGGTGAGGAGATGGCGCACGGATACGGGCTGCTGCGCGCCAAGTACTCCCAATACGACCGGATCGCGCTCGACGGCCCGGTCGTGACGGTGGCCGTGCACCGATGGAGCGGCTGGCACGCCTGA
- a CDS encoding ABC transporter substrate-binding protein, protein MKTLRLTAAASAALLVLTGALTSCAPPEKDSGGAETESGVKAGEATSVADFGGKEGLVEAAKAEGELNVIALPPDWANYGAIIKAFGDEYGIKVNSAQPDAASQDEINAANQQKGKSTAPDVFDLGQSVALANTDMFAPYKVETFDDVSNNFKDPDGKWVNDYGGYMSIGYDSSKVPAITGVEDLLKPEFKGKVALNGDPTQAGAAFSGVMMVAISQGGTPDDIAPGVEFFRKLKEAGNFLPVDPTPATIESGQTPVVIDWDYLNVAQTKKLPSWKVAIPPNASVAGYYYQAINKDAPHPAAARLWQEFLYSDEGQNLYLQGGARPVRADSMVSKGTIDQAAFDLLPPVNGAATIVTVEQNQAATKYLEANWAKAVG, encoded by the coding sequence ATGAAGACTCTCCGGCTCACCGCGGCCGCCAGCGCAGCACTACTCGTCCTCACCGGCGCGCTCACCTCGTGCGCCCCACCCGAGAAGGACTCCGGCGGTGCAGAGACCGAATCCGGCGTGAAGGCGGGCGAGGCGACCTCGGTAGCCGACTTCGGGGGCAAGGAAGGGCTCGTCGAGGCCGCCAAGGCCGAGGGCGAACTCAACGTCATCGCCCTGCCGCCGGACTGGGCCAACTACGGCGCGATCATCAAGGCCTTCGGCGACGAGTACGGCATCAAGGTCAACTCCGCACAGCCCGACGCGGCCAGCCAGGACGAGATCAACGCCGCCAACCAGCAGAAGGGCAAGTCCACCGCCCCCGACGTGTTCGACCTCGGGCAGTCGGTGGCGCTGGCCAACACCGATATGTTCGCGCCGTACAAGGTGGAGACCTTCGACGACGTCTCGAACAACTTCAAGGACCCCGACGGCAAGTGGGTCAACGACTACGGCGGCTACATGTCGATCGGCTACGACTCGTCGAAGGTTCCCGCGATCACCGGCGTCGAGGACCTGCTGAAGCCGGAGTTCAAGGGCAAGGTCGCGCTCAACGGCGATCCGACTCAGGCCGGTGCCGCGTTCTCCGGCGTCATGATGGTCGCGATCTCCCAGGGCGGCACCCCTGACGACATCGCGCCCGGCGTCGAGTTCTTCCGAAAGCTCAAGGAAGCGGGCAACTTCCTGCCCGTCGACCCGACGCCCGCGACCATCGAGTCCGGTCAGACGCCCGTCGTCATCGACTGGGACTACCTGAACGTCGCCCAGACCAAGAAGCTCCCGTCGTGGAAGGTGGCGATCCCGCCCAACGCCTCGGTCGCGGGCTACTACTATCAGGCGATCAACAAGGACGCGCCGCATCCCGCCGCCGCCCGGCTGTGGCAGGAGTTCCTCTACAGCGACGAAGGCCAGAACCTGTACCTGCAGGGCGGCGCCCGTCCCGTGCGCGCCGACTCGATGGTCAGCAAGGGCACGATCGATCAGGCGGCGTTCGACCTGCTGCCGCCGGTCAACGGCGCCGCGACGATCGTGACCGTGGAACAGAACCAGGCGGCCACCAAGTACCTCGAGGCCAACTGGGCGAAGGCGGTCGGCTGA
- a CDS encoding ABC transporter permease: protein MILLRRLRDSLPLLPFFAIVAIFLIVPTVTVLIGAVVDETGFSLARIEALFGDTALAALGKSVLLSGSTAALGAVFGALLAWLIVTRPPESAVRRTVLSLCSVLAQFGGVALAFAFLATIGLNGVLTLWAAEHLGWDLAGSGWLYGLPGLILVYTYFQIPLMVIVFLPALEGLREQWREAAVSLGASTWQYWREVAVPLLTPAFLGSALLLFANAFAAYATAAALVSQGSPIVPLLIRSALTSEIVLGQSGFAYALALEMIVVVAIVMVAYNLLMRRTARWLR from the coding sequence CTGATCCTGCTGCGACGACTGCGGGATTCCCTTCCGCTGCTGCCGTTCTTCGCGATCGTCGCGATCTTCCTGATCGTTCCGACCGTGACGGTCCTCATCGGCGCAGTGGTCGACGAGACCGGGTTCTCCCTCGCCCGCATCGAGGCACTGTTCGGTGACACCGCGCTCGCCGCCCTGGGCAAGAGCGTGTTGCTCTCGGGCAGCACCGCGGCGCTGGGTGCGGTGTTCGGTGCACTGCTGGCCTGGCTCATCGTCACCCGGCCGCCGGAGTCGGCGGTGCGCCGGACCGTGCTGTCGCTGTGCAGCGTGTTGGCCCAGTTCGGTGGCGTCGCACTGGCTTTCGCGTTCCTCGCGACGATCGGCCTGAACGGCGTGCTGACGCTGTGGGCCGCCGAGCACCTGGGGTGGGACCTGGCCGGGTCGGGCTGGCTGTACGGCCTGCCCGGTCTGATCCTGGTGTACACGTACTTTCAGATCCCCCTGATGGTCATCGTGTTCCTGCCGGCGCTCGAGGGATTGCGCGAGCAGTGGCGCGAGGCCGCGGTTAGCCTCGGCGCGTCGACGTGGCAGTACTGGCGCGAGGTCGCGGTGCCGCTGCTGACCCCGGCGTTCCTGGGGTCGGCACTGCTGTTGTTCGCCAACGCCTTCGCCGCGTACGCGACGGCCGCCGCGCTGGTCAGCCAGGGCAGCCCGATCGTGCCGCTGCTGATCCGTTCGGCGCTGACCAGTGAGATCGTGCTGGGGCAGTCCGGCTTCGCGTATGCGCTGGCGCTGGAGATGATCGTGGTGGTCGCGATCGTCATGGTGGCCTACAACCTGCTGATGCGCCGGACGGCCAGGTGGCTGCGATGA
- a CDS encoding ABC transporter permease — translation MIARRVARGALWLVFAAFFLFPLYAMADFSTRNLIQGGRTGTAWTNLFADDALYQAIVTSLLLALLTVVAMLVILVPTMIWVRLRTPWAKGIVEFLCLLPLTIPALVIVVGLKNVYLWVTYLLGESALTLTFVYVVIVLPFAYRALDAALSAIDLRTLAEAARSLGAGWTTTIVRVVLPNITSGVLSAAFISVAVVLGEYTIASLSGFETLQVQIVAIGKTNGPTSVAASLAVLLFGFVLLLALSLLSRRRRKT, via the coding sequence ATGATCGCCAGGCGCGTTGCACGCGGGGCACTCTGGCTGGTGTTCGCCGCGTTCTTCCTCTTCCCGCTCTACGCGATGGCGGACTTCTCGACCCGAAACCTGATCCAGGGCGGGCGAACCGGGACGGCGTGGACCAATCTGTTCGCCGACGACGCGCTGTACCAGGCGATCGTGACGTCACTGCTGCTCGCACTGCTCACCGTCGTCGCGATGCTGGTGATCCTGGTCCCCACGATGATCTGGGTGCGGCTGCGCACGCCGTGGGCCAAGGGCATCGTCGAATTCCTGTGCCTACTCCCGCTGACGATCCCGGCCCTGGTGATCGTCGTCGGCCTCAAGAACGTCTACCTGTGGGTGACCTATCTGCTCGGCGAATCGGCGCTCACGCTGACGTTCGTCTACGTCGTCATCGTGCTGCCGTTCGCCTACCGGGCGCTCGACGCCGCGCTGTCGGCCATCGACCTGCGTACCCTCGCCGAGGCGGCGCGCTCCCTCGGTGCGGGGTGGACGACGACGATCGTGCGAGTGGTGTTGCCCAACATCACCTCTGGCGTGTTGTCCGCCGCGTTCATCTCGGTGGCCGTGGTGCTCGGCGAGTACACGATCGCCTCGCTGTCGGGCTTCGAGACGCTGCAGGTGCAGATCGTGGCGATCGGCAAGACCAACGGACCGACGTCGGTGGCCGCCTCGCTGGCCGTGCTGCTGTTCGGTTTCGTTCTGCTGCTGGCACTTTCCCTACTCAGCCGACGGAGGCGCAAGACGTGA
- a CDS encoding ABC transporter ATP-binding protein, which yields MTTGVGVELTDLTRVYGTVKALDGLTLHIEPGEFVALLGPSGCGKTTALRILAGLDEATSGTVSVGGRDVTSVPANKRDMGMVFQAYSLFPHLTALQNVEFGLKVRGRDRSKRSTRAAEMLDLVGLSAHADKYAAEMSGGQQQRVALARALAIEPSVLLLDEPLSALDAKVRSQLRDEIRRVQLEVGTTTLFVTHDQEEALAVADRVGVMSQGRLEQLAAPAQVYANPATPFVAEFVGLNNRVPARVEAGRALLLGATVPTLDGSIANGQGTALLRPESVTVTADPAGTATVKSVAFLGPISRVYVELPDGTVLDAQLSSAAARAFEPGAPVTVGVEPTRLLVV from the coding sequence GTGACCACGGGGGTCGGCGTCGAGCTGACCGACCTCACCCGGGTCTACGGCACGGTGAAGGCGCTCGACGGCCTGACCCTGCACATCGAACCCGGCGAATTCGTCGCGCTGCTCGGACCGTCGGGCTGCGGCAAGACCACCGCGTTGCGGATCCTGGCAGGCCTCGACGAGGCGACGTCGGGCACGGTGTCGGTCGGCGGCCGCGACGTGACCTCGGTGCCCGCCAACAAGCGCGACATGGGCATGGTGTTCCAGGCCTACAGCCTGTTCCCGCACCTGACGGCGCTGCAGAACGTGGAGTTCGGGCTCAAGGTGCGCGGCCGGGACCGGTCGAAGCGATCCACCCGCGCTGCCGAGATGCTCGACCTCGTCGGGCTCTCCGCGCACGCCGACAAGTACGCCGCGGAGATGTCCGGCGGTCAGCAGCAACGCGTCGCGCTGGCCCGGGCGCTGGCCATCGAGCCCAGCGTGCTGCTGCTCGACGAGCCGCTGTCCGCGCTGGACGCCAAGGTGCGCTCGCAGCTGCGCGACGAGATTCGGCGCGTCCAACTCGAGGTGGGCACCACGACGCTGTTCGTCACGCATGACCAGGAGGAGGCGCTCGCCGTCGCCGACCGCGTCGGCGTGATGAGCCAGGGCCGCCTCGAGCAGCTCGCGGCGCCCGCCCAGGTGTACGCGAACCCGGCCACGCCGTTCGTCGCGGAGTTCGTCGGGCTCAACAACCGGGTGCCCGCGCGCGTCGAGGCCGGTCGCGCGCTGCTGCTCGGTGCGACGGTGCCGACGCTCGACGGCTCGATCGCCAACGGTCAGGGCACTGCGCTGCTGCGGCCCGAGTCGGTGACCGTGACCGCGGACCCGGCGGGGACGGCGACGGTCAAGTCGGTCGCGTTCCTCGGGCCGATTTCGCGGGTGTACGTCGAACTGCCCGACGGCACGGTGCTCGACGCCCAGCTCAGCAGCGCCGCAGCCCGGGCGTTCGAGCCCGGCGCACCCGTGACGGTCGGCGTCGAGCCGACTCGCCTGCTGGTGGTGTAG
- the pyrE gene encoding orotate phosphoribosyltransferase produces the protein MFSDRPNTWQAAFDLIRTRGYERREEPFTLASGQLSHDYIDGKYAVDTGERLSIVSRAVADLAERTGIEFDAVGGLTMGADPLAHGVAMVTGKAWFSVRKEQKNRGREQWIEGTRIESGTRVLLVDDVISTGGSTEIAFDRVTAVGAVVTGVIPMVDRGDVAAGRFAKRGVPFAALVTYRDLGIEPVKDV, from the coding sequence ATGTTCAGCGACCGACCCAATACGTGGCAAGCCGCGTTCGACCTGATCCGCACCCGCGGTTACGAGCGCCGCGAGGAGCCATTCACCTTGGCCAGCGGTCAACTCAGCCACGACTACATCGACGGCAAGTACGCCGTCGACACCGGTGAGCGGCTCTCGATCGTCAGCCGCGCGGTGGCCGACCTCGCCGAGCGCACCGGCATCGAGTTCGACGCCGTCGGCGGCCTGACCATGGGCGCCGACCCGCTCGCGCACGGGGTGGCGATGGTGACCGGCAAGGCGTGGTTCTCGGTGCGCAAGGAGCAGAAGAACCGCGGCCGCGAGCAGTGGATCGAGGGCACCCGGATCGAATCGGGCACCCGGGTGCTGCTCGTCGACGACGTGATCAGCACCGGCGGCTCCACCGAGATCGCGTTCGACCGGGTGACCGCGGTGGGTGCCGTCGTCACCGGCGTGATCCCGATGGTCGACCGCGGCGACGTCGCGGCAGGCCGATTCGCCAAGCGTGGCGTCCCGTTCGCCGCGCTGGTGACCTACCGCGACCTGGGCATCGAGCCGGTCAAGGACGTCTAG
- a CDS encoding HugZ family pyridoxamine 5'-phosphate oxidase: MATRDSRPRDHGDPGDAPTIPPPLTPVVNSVRPSAAEEARTIAASTNTGTLATLTATGDPWASLVTYGLHGGAPVLCVSNLAEHGRNLSADQRASLAVVAPATDTDPLANARITLAGVVYEPTGAEYDEARQAHLDGVPAAKYYVDYSDFTLWVLRVDRVRWVGGYGRMDSASGADYAAAQPDPVRSAASGAVAHLNADHADALAAMARTLGGYPDATAAVCTDLDRYGLDLRVTCDRGIAYTRVGYAQPIDSADELRAAAVELTRRAREG; this comes from the coding sequence GTGGCCACCCGCGACTCCCGTCCCCGCGATCACGGCGACCCCGGCGACGCTCCGACCATCCCGCCGCCGCTGACACCCGTCGTGAACTCGGTCCGCCCGTCGGCCGCCGAAGAGGCGCGCACGATCGCGGCGTCGACCAACACCGGGACCCTGGCCACGCTCACGGCCACCGGTGACCCGTGGGCGTCCCTGGTGACCTACGGTCTGCACGGCGGAGCGCCGGTGCTGTGCGTCTCCAACCTCGCCGAACACGGCCGCAACCTCTCCGCCGACCAGCGCGCGAGCCTGGCCGTCGTCGCCCCCGCGACCGACACCGACCCGCTGGCCAACGCCAGGATCACGCTGGCGGGGGTGGTGTACGAGCCGACCGGCGCCGAGTACGACGAGGCGCGCCAGGCCCATCTCGACGGCGTGCCGGCCGCCAAGTACTACGTGGACTACAGCGACTTCACGCTCTGGGTGCTGCGCGTCGACCGGGTGCGCTGGGTCGGTGGCTACGGCCGCATGGACTCCGCCAGCGGCGCCGACTACGCCGCGGCCCAGCCGGACCCCGTCAGGTCTGCCGCCAGCGGTGCCGTCGCCCACCTCAACGCCGACCACGCCGACGCACTGGCCGCGATGGCCAGGACCCTCGGCGGCTACCCCGACGCGACCGCCGCGGTGTGCACGGACCTCGACCGCTACGGCCTCGACCTGCGGGTGACGTGTGACCGGGGAATCGCCTACACCCGGGTCGGGTACGCCCAGCCGATCGACTCCGCCGACGAGTTACGCGCTGCAGCGGTCGAACTGACCCGTCGCGCCCGAGAGGGCTGA